Part of the Zingiber officinale cultivar Zhangliang chromosome 6A, Zo_v1.1, whole genome shotgun sequence genome, TTTTTACTATACCAAAAAAGTCATTAGTTATAATAGCTTTATGAATCCATTGGGAGTTTTTTCTGACTATACAAAAAAAGTTCTTGTTCATAATAGCTTTATTAATCCATTGGTTTAACTGAGTGCACCTAGAAAACTATTGCTCCAATCCAAATCAGGTGACTTTCAAGATCAGGGGTCAATTTTAATACAGTCTGTCGAAGGCCCCAAAATGGCATAGCCATCTTCCAATATGACAAGATTTGATCCATTTAGCTGCTACCCAAGGAGCTGGTATCAGCTGACTAATTTGTAATTTCTTCACTCTATCTGAGGTAAATAGTTTCTTTTGAAGAAGATTACAAAATCATTACTCAAGATGAATAAGAAGCTTCCTTAATATCTTCTACTTTTCCTGAATCGTAAAGATAAGACTAGACTAGACTGCATCATAAGAAACTTAAAATCTCGGGACATAAATAGCGCCATAGGAAATTTCACTCTTGATCATCATAGGGATCAAAGATGACTCTTAACAACAAGTGGGCAGCAACTAGGCCTACAAATTGAACAGACATGTTAAGATTTGAGTCTCTATATCACATATGATTGACCTCCTTTGAATTCTAGCCAATTTGATAATTATTGAGCCAATTAAGCTTACATTGCATGAAATCTCCAAATATCCAAGGATCAGAGAAAGTTTGAGGAATTCCAATTAACAATACTATGACTGAtggaaattatataaaaaaaacttccttGCTCAATTAGTATTTTGATTAGGATTAAAATTCCAGGGATAATCCTCCCAATACTTTCCCAATCTATCCAATTGCAGTGTTTGCATCTCTGGTTGTATGTGCTTGCCTAGTAACATCACAGTTTTTTTATTTTGACTTTCAAGTACTTTACACAATCATAGATTAATTATCTATGAATATAACAAGAAAAATGAAGAAGAATTTTTTAGTCACATCTAATCCTGTTTGAAATTAATTGATTTGATACGCTACTAAGGGCTATGATATACAATCAGAAATAGCCAGTCCCTCACCAACTTGTATCAATGTGTAAACGGAATTACTTGGAATGAAGCCAATGTTAGACGGAATAATCAATTTATAGCAAAACTGAGGCAGCATTGGCACTGAAATGAGTCAAAAGATGGTCCAAGTTGGATGTTGAGAAAGGATTCTTAGTGCTCTAGATGGAGGAAGGTGATGGAGCTCAGGATGCAGGATTTCAACAAATTCTAACCTGGATGGAGCTTTGGAGTGAAACTTTCACTGAAATTGAGACGTTCCACATATTGAGACATTTCACAGTGCTGGAATGATCAACAAATGGATGTTAGAAGACATGACTTTAGAAAGTATGTCTCTTGTCTCTTTTCAGTGTTTGATTACATTCCATTTTGGATTGTGACTCAGCAAGCAATGCCTTATTCAGATTCCTTGTAGAACAATTAGATATTGGGGTCCTGTTTCTACGAGGAAAGGAAACAATTAGGGATAGAAAGTGGGAAATTAAAAGTTCATAGGAATGATTAGGAATTGTttccttagctttggtttccatgGAGAAGGTTCTTTTTGATTGTTTCTGAAAGggaaacctaaatttcaaattttatttttctaaaacataaatcaaaatatattttgaataattcATATTTTCCAAGGTCAGATTTAAGCTTCATTGCAAGTAAAAGTGAGTCTTCCGCCCAGGAAACCATATAGAGAAAGACTGGAGAAAGATTTTTCAAGACCTTTTATCATCCCCCTCTGTTTCTGCTAAAGGAGACAGAGAACGTGACACAGGAGAAATCTTCCACTCACCTTGTTTCTAATTCTGTCTATGTTTCCTTTTCTCATAGGAAGTGCACTTGAGTCTTTTTTTGATTTTCTTCCGTAGTTTCTAATGGCCGTTCTCTAGTTATTAAAATGATATTATACTCTAGTTTATCTCTTCATCCTATATAtttttagttgtttttttttaattaagataTTAAAATTGTGTTATAGATAAATTACTTATTTCTTCTTCCTAGTCattaaataattcaaatttaaatcataAAATACCCtgttttactatattttatgtgatATCATaatcttatttattttaaatgGTACAAATAATAAACAATTCATCTCTAAATTTTATTAGTGATTTAAGATTTCAAATTCTTCAATGGGTAAAGTAACTTGTATCATTTATTAATTAAGTAATCTGAAATTTCTAGTAATATGATGgtatttgaaattatttatgcTGACTCTGTTGGAGCAATATGACcgatattttggtttttgatctGGCCAATAACAATACTGGCAGCAATTCTTTGAACTGTGATTTGGAGATGGGGGGGCTTCCATGGCGCACAGATTTTATCTTCTATCAAGTACATGTTTATGGGTGTTGACCTGCATTCTATCAGATTGTCCTTATTTCTATGCCCCTGAAGTAGTTTTTTGATCTGCTgcttttgtttgttttccttcttGTCTCTGTttatgaattactgacaacttcTACTATGTATGACATACAGTTGTTCCTTATTGTACTTGTCATGGGTTTATGTTCCATCAGCTTGTCTGTATTACTGCTTACTCTGTAAAACTATAATTCTCATTAAACAGTCATACACTCTTCAGCCAATATTTGATACTTCTTGCTTCAGCTGTGTTTCCTAGGATCCATGTTAAGGACCCATATAAGCGGCTTGGGATAAGCAGAGAAGCATCCGAAGAAGAAATTCAAGCTGCTAGAAATTTTTTGGTGCAAAAATATTCTGGACATCAACCAAGTGTCGATGCAATTGAATCAGCTTATGATAAGATCATCATGCAGAGCTTATACAATAggaggagaccaaaactaaattTAGACAAGAAAGTGAGAGATATTACTCAATCACCAGTATATAAGGCTGTGACAAGTAGATTTGAAGCTCCATCCACTAAAGTCATCTTAAAGACAGCCTTAGCATTCATTGTGCTTGGAGTGCTCACAGTTCTCTTTCCAACTGAGGAAGGGCCAACACTTCAAGTGGCCATTTCACTAATAACAACAATATATTTCATACATGAAAGACTTAAGAGTGGCTTGCGAGCATTCTTATACGGGTATGCTTCAATGTCTTGATTTTGTGGATTCCTGCATGATTTATCTATTAGCCTGTGCATTTGTCTGGTGTTGTAGTTATTGAAAGAATGAGACGGTGATAAAAAGTAAAGGGAAATAAACATAATAGGGGAAGGATAGACATTGGAGCCTAATTCACTATAAATTTTTAGCAATGAAAGTAAAAAAACACACACTCAATCCTCAATCACCATATATTGTATGAAGAAAACCTAGTTGAGTAACATCAAGTGGATTTTATTTGATCCTACATGTCGCTCCTACCTACTTAGCTGTTGGTTAATTGAGGATGAAAATGAGTTCTGCAAGCATTCAGACAATGTTTGAACAACAAGCCTTTACTTTGTGAGTAGAAGAAAACGAAATTATGAGAGTGAGGAAGTGAAATTTGAAAAGCCATGGATTTATTCCAGAACCTTCCAGTTTCATTTTGGTGAATCTCTCTATTGAAAGAAAACACAGTTTGTTTAAATTAGAAGGTAACCGGGGTTAATCTCCTTGCCTCTTTGCATGGACCCATGTTCACAAAATTAGTCAGTTGGTGAATTAATGATCTCTCCATCTCTAAGAGATGCTATTGCTGAAGTCTTGCCTTTTCTAAACATATTAACCTGGAAGTGTTATCCTTTATTTCTTCTACTTACCTTGAAATGCCTTTGTGCCTTCGTGCCCTTGAGATCTTCAATCAATCCAAGATCACCTTTCTCATTTTTGGCAAACTTGATTATTTTGCTTTGAACTGTCTATGAACATAAtgtagaaacaaaaaaaaaatgctgCTTAGTATGCAAATCAATCACTGCCCCCATTTAAACCTTTTGGACCTTGTACTCAAACAGAAACCAAGTTCTTGATCATGTCAAAAGAAACACATGATTATTTAAATCGCATGCATGTTTTCTCAACTCATAAGCTTATGTCACCACCTATAAAGTTGCACAAGTGTCTTTTTTGAAAACAATGATTGCCATTGATTTCTTACTAGATTTCTTTTCTCATTAATTTTAACGCTTGATCCTTCAGGGTTGGGGCTTTCATATTTTCATGGCTGCTGGGCACATTCTTGATGGTCTCTGTAATGCCACCGTTACCATTACTCCAGGGTCCTAGGAGTTTGGAAGTGAGCACATCCGTATTAAGTTACATTCTTCTGTGGGTTTCATCCACTTATTTGAAGTGATTATGTTACCTAGATCCTTTTAGTGTTAAGTAAACGAAGAACAATCATCAAACTCATGTAGTTAATATTTATCTTTTGAGAAGAGCTGTAGGAAATCAAATTGATTTGGCATGTGCACATAATCTCCGAtgtgaaaaatatgttttcttttCGGGAAGAGTTGATGTAACATGTGAATTGATCCACCAAGGGAATCTTATTCCTTTTCTCCAGACACTGACATAATTACCATTTCAGTTCATAATCGGTGTTATATTATTAAGCACCTGTAGTTTTATGCTCATGTTAGCTATAATAAAATGGAGACATGAAATCATTGATAATAAAATGGATATGAGCACAAGGCAAACTGTTCCTGATTATTTATTACTTGTATCTTGCCGTGGGGATTCATGTAAGTCTCTAATATTTCAAATGAATAGGATCTAGTATTTTTTACATTGCAAAATGTTAGTTAAACATTTATGATGGAATAGAGAAATTAGAACAAAGAGCTTTAGATGTTCATCAAGGAGGAACAATTAGATATCAATTCGtcttaaattggcacaaatatgctaaataaaatctctaaggAATTATAATTAATACGGTTAAGTTTCTTTTTAGAAACTCCTTGCTAACCATTTTTTGAATGAAAGTGACCTATAACAACCCCACGAAGAACTTCTAAACTTTAGTAACTTTCACAAACAACACATCCACTTTATCAGGATCACAGGACCACCTTGCAACCCCACAAGTGCAAGCTCACAAGTATAAGCACggatgaaaaagaagaagaaaaaaaaatacatatctaTGTAAAAGATGACAATATTGTGAGAAGACAAGTgaccacaatttttttttttccagtaCTATGGAGATAAAAAAAAGATGAAACTGGATTTTAACTTCTAGGTAGTCGATCGATCGTGGACTAGCTATAGCTAGGCAAGGGTGACATTGGAATTTCCCCTTGACAAAACAAATGCAAAGGACATGAGTAGGAAAACAAGGAAAGGTAGGTGCACACTTAAAGGATGGATGttgttgatatttatttatttatttatcaattaaattttagatatcccttataatttaaaatatattcctCACATTATTAACTTAAGGATGGCTGATAGCACTGCATGAACACAATATTTCTCTCTAGGAATAGTACACTACGGCCCCCCCTTGTCTTTTTAAGTTATTGCAAGCGCAAAATCCCACGCGCAGAACACCATGAGCGAGCAGGCATCTACACTCGGAAGAAAATGCAATTAAGAGCTTGCATTGATTCAAGGCTGCAGTTGGCGTTGTGTATATATATGCTGATGCTGTACGTAGGTAAACAAACTTAATAGAAGTGATTCGATCCCTGATATTATTGTCATCtagatataatatatatatatgtatatattaacAGTTTCTCGTGTTGAATTATGAGCTTTTCAACTGCTCCCACTGGCTTCTCCTCAAACGACGGGCACTGCTCATTTATAGGGATGgagagacgacgacgacgactttGATCAAAAAGTGGAGCAGTTTTCCAGGCATCAGCACGCATTGCTAGCTGTGGGTGTGGATTCCCAGCCCCAGCAAGAAACCACCGAGAGAGAAAAGGACATACCACCTCCTGTCCCACCTTTCCACCTATTAATCTCTAATTTTTTACTCAAcattatatttttcaatttcaatttaattaatttccttCAAGCGATCGAGATTCTTTActgttaattaatttaattaatacacACCATTGCATGGCCATGTATGCACGCAAGCTTTTCGGTAACTCATCAAAGTCATTCAGTTGTTTTTAGTACCATCTTCATGCACGGCTGTCTATTCATGCAGATGCAGGTAAAATTTAATGACTGCATATTCATCGAGGCTATTGTGGTCGAAGACTTGAAGTTATACATATAGTTGCTGATCAGATGAAGCCAATCTAGCTAACTTAATATGTAACAACAAGTAGGGACAGTCAAGCACTCATTACAAAGGTATTGTCGGGCATTCTGGTTTGCCCATTCACATATTAAGGCTCAAGCTGAAATGGAGTACTCAGCAAATTCCGAAgatacttaataaattgaaaccacagatgaatatatatatattaatataagaaattatatatctGAAGCTCAATCCAGTTGTCATGGACAGCAGCTATAGCATATATAGTCGTGATGTATTAATTGTTTGATCTGTCTCAACTTTGGCACCCTTTCCGAGTCCAACATCGACACTTGTTATCTTATGAACGTGTAATATATACGACACTGAAAAGAATCTGCAATAAATGGGAGTCGGGTGGAACGTGAAGGCCATTAATTAAGGCTGGACGGACCTCGGAGAGAGAGCGAATTAAATACCATCCCCGCCAttatattatatgtatatatattcatGCATGTTAATGTTCAATCTCAGTCCCATCCTCTCTACCGTGCTCGATCGTCGACGATGAATTAACTACACCGATATTGCTACAGTTCTTGGCTTGGGCCGGAGCAGCCGCCGGTGAAACCGGCCAGGCCCAACTTGCCCATGCATTTAGCGCACTGTCTTCTTCGCAGATGCAGGGTGCAACTTAATTACAGAATTATTCTAATTAATTCTGTGATAGACAGCCATAATCAAGAATCAAGATGAATTTGATACTTGTTGATCAACTGGTTTTGTGGCATTCTTTCTCCTTAGCAATTACTGGTAGTGATCTGAGACCCAGCTGTAGGGTTGGGCCACCTGCTGCTTAATTTATTTTGTCATTACTCCTCTCGCCTCTTCCTCCATCCCCCCctcctttattgctatttatctTCCCCCTTCCAAACACCAACACCATGTACTATCTATCCATCTCTCCCCCTCTCCCCCTCTGCAACAGGTAATCATTTCACCTATCATcacacctctctctctctctctctttctctcacaCAGGTTTAACCTCTCTATATCCTCTCCGGATTGCAAGCCGAGTCTTCAGGGAGAGAAAAAAATGGAAGTagtagaagaaagaagaagaaaatgaactGAGAGCTAGGAAGCTTTGCCTTTGAGGGGAATGTTGTCTGGCTCGAGGCATCTCTGTGGCCTCTGAAATCTTACACCTTTCGGATCTCGGACCAGGCTTCATTCCCCCCAATAGTTGCTTCCATACTGCTCCCCCAAGATATGCCGTGTAATAACTAGTTAACTCAGGTTTGTTAGATGCATAAATCTAGTGTGCGTGGATATGATTCATCGCTTTCCTTCTTTTTGGATTTTGTTTAGTCAGTTGGTTTGatgataattattaattttttcttGGTTTTCAAGATTGGGTTGGATTTATATATAGGATGAAGGGGAAACTACTGATTGGTGTAATGATGGTGGATCTTGACCAACGTATCCTTtttgttgttcttcttcttctctgacaGGATTGTTGGAGTGGAAAAAGGTTTCATCATTACCTTGTCATTAGATTCTCAAGGGATCTTGCCTTacctttctcttctttttttcccCCCTTCTCTCTTCCTTCcacaatttaatttattaaactttGCAGTGGGTGAAGTAAACATATCTTAATTAAGATGGAACACTTAGATCTCCATGCTCTTTCTACTAAACTGCTACTttacttcatttttttttaaagcttaCTCTTTTCCTCTTCTTAAAATTTTGTTCTGCCTTTCCTAGCTAGCTTCCTACCTTTCTATTTTGATTCGAGTGcgtatattttcctttttcttttaaaactCAAGCTTATGAGCAGATCTTGAGCATATTGTAGCTTTTTACAGTTCTAGCTGGGAAAACAAGTGCAGTGCTCGCCTTTACTTTTATTGAATTTCCGTGTATTTTTCTTCCAAGATATGAACTAACTTAGTTTGTACTCTCTTTGTTTGTGCCTTTTAAACAAAGCTTGAAAAGATAATTAAGCCTTTCCATGCATGAGCTCTTTGATGATGACTAGAATCATTAttttcactcattgataagtaTTGTAATATGCTTATTTCTTACCCTGCAACAAGAAGATTTGCCATGCATCATATATCTTAATCGCTTCACTATATTTTTCACTATCTAGATTGCATTCTacacaatcttgtaagatttttttGTGCGTGTAAAATTGTCTAAATATTGCAGGCAGAACTGATGGATCCATCCTGTAATCAAGCTTAACAGTTcagtaatatatatatttttttaattctctttagTACTTTCCCTGACAAATAGATCACATGATCTGACACAGGTCAACATTAGTGGTACATGCATCACAGCAGATAGTGTCAATCCCTGATCACACCGTTTTGAAGAATCATTATGAAAGATTAACACAGTTGCATGcatgtttctttaaatttttagcACTATTTTCGGACAAACTTCGATTGTTTGTTGCATCTGATGAAGGGTTGTGAAACAATAGATGAAAATGATCAGCTTCAGCAATCAGATCACTTTAGTCACAGACTCCTCTTGTTCTCTTGTCATATCGTGTATCTCTTTGCAATCACTCAATAACActttaatattatatttgttcGGAAGTATTCTttgcatata contains:
- the LOC121998062 gene encoding protein CHAPERONE-LIKE PROTEIN OF POR1, chloroplastic-like isoform X2, yielding MSAYCLPCNPTRFPYCKMPAGVSSSLHCFVSPLNQSFADKIQHINSKGGKYSTSVDNICVSRRSYLAKTLVRAAFGDTPGDSPSVFPRIHVKDPYKRLGISREASEEEIQAARNFLVQKYSGHQPSVDAIESAYDKIIMQSLYNRRRPKLNLDKKVRDITQSPVYKAVTSRFEAPSTKVILKTALAFIVLGVLTVLFPTEEGPTLQVAISLITTIYFIHERLKSGLRAFLYGVGAFIFSWLLGTFLMVSVMPPLPLLQGPRSLEVSTSVLSYILLWVSSTYLK
- the LOC121998062 gene encoding protein CHAPERONE-LIKE PROTEIN OF POR1, chloroplastic-like isoform X1; this translates as MSAYCLPCNPTRFPYCKMPAGVSSSLHCFVSPLNQSFADKIQHINSKGGCLICCRKYSTSVDNICVSRRSYLAKTLVRAAFGDTPGDSPSVFPRIHVKDPYKRLGISREASEEEIQAARNFLVQKYSGHQPSVDAIESAYDKIIMQSLYNRRRPKLNLDKKVRDITQSPVYKAVTSRFEAPSTKVILKTALAFIVLGVLTVLFPTEEGPTLQVAISLITTIYFIHERLKSGLRAFLYGVGAFIFSWLLGTFLMVSVMPPLPLLQGPRSLEVSTSVLSYILLWVSSTYLK